The Cloeon dipterum chromosome X, ieCloDipt1.1, whole genome shotgun sequence genome includes a window with the following:
- the LOC135946355 gene encoding insulin-degrading enzyme-like has protein sequence MIQIFEKITKSPEDKRDYRGLILDNELRVLLISDPETDKAAAALSVNVGQLSDPNGLDGLAHFLEHMLRLGTEKYPRENEYKKFLSEHGGHSNAHTCMEKTTFYFNVAPKHLTNALDIFSQFFKAPLFTEDATDREVQAVNLENEECVADDSWRLHQLERSTSIKDHPYSKFCGGNLQTLVEDPKKNGINVREALLKFHRDYYSSNIMSLVILGKDSLDELQDTAVNLFGTIVNKKVALPKWPGNPFGPEQLKKKILAVPIKNWRSLSVTFPIPDMKQHYKAGPNRYLSRLIGHESSGSLLSALKKRGWSSHLIAGCSSVARDISFFAVNVDLTEKGLENVDNIVDLIFQYINLLRQEDPQEWIFKEYVEITNMSFRFKDKESPRDYVVDLVEDLLKYPIDDVLTVRYILSEWKPDLINQVMEKLTPDNCRIRIVSKEFESIADQTEKWYGAKYKIEDIPSELIEKWKNAKPIEELKLPKKNEFIPSSFDILPNDDNPPKYPAIIHETQFVRVWHKKDDEFLLPKSNLIFELTSPFAYVDPLRAIFKRIYVCLVHDALTEYSHDASLASLQFSVVYSEYGLKVKIAGFNDKLHILLTKVLDTLFNLDVDEERYEIFKEYYERNLTNFTAEQPYTQATQYRWECLIEKRWLKTELLEATKYLSFDGLKNFIKEFFSMMHIECLIHGNTNKAAAQKLIKLIESKLPKNAMPLLPQHLLLYRDMKLEDGSNYVYEVTNETHKTSCVDVHLQCPPKSTESNMLLQLFVQIASEPCSNVLRTKEQLGYYARLSLSYNVTGQGVRILVQSDKHPTYVDHKIEQFLLSMKSYLEEMSDEEFEKHKEALAVLRLEKPKKMKQLTDLFWDEIAYQTYCFDRNNIEVTFLKTITKDDVIKFYNEHIHAEGAKRRKLAVHVISTAEGGAGSAGAEIDEFEPLSVVSKPTRIDDICSFKSGLSTFPLLQPYDYHRPQGSKAKL, from the exons ATGATCCAGATATTcgaaaaaatcacgaaaagtcCAGAGGACAAAAGAGATTACCGAGGCCTAATTTTGGACAATGAGCTACGGGTATTACTCATCAGCGACCCAGAAACTGACAAGGCAGCAGCTGCGCTCTCAGTTAACGTTG GTCAATTGAGCGATCCCAATGGACTCGATGGCTTGGCTCACTTTCTGGAGCATATGCTGCGCCTTGGAACGGAAAAGTACCCACGCGAGAACGAGTACAAAAAATTCTTGTCAGAGCATGGCGGACATTCAAATGCACACACCTGCATGGAAAAAACGACCTTCTACTTTAACGTCGCCCCTAAACACTTGACCAACGCATTAGACAT TTTTTCTCAGTTCTTTAAGGCCCCTCTCTTCACCGAGGACGCGACAGACCGAGAAGTTCAAGCCGTCAATTTAGAGAATGAAGAATGTGTGGCAGATGATTCATGGCGTTTACACCAGCTGGAAAGGAGCACCAGCATCAAGGACCATCCCTACAGTAAATTTTGCGGTGGCAACTTGCAAACGTTGGTCGAAGATCccaagaaaaatggaataaatgtCAGGGAGGCTCTGCTCAAGTTCCACAGAGATTACTACTCGTCCAACATCATGTCGCTCGTGATCCTCGGCAAAG acTCTTTAGACGAACTGCAAGATACAGCTGTGAATTTGTTTGGAACAATTGTGAACAAAAAAGTCGCTCTGCCCAAGTGGCCTGGAAATCCTTTTGGCCCAGAGcagctgaaaaagaaaatactggCTGTGCCAATAAAAAACTGGCGATCACTTAGCGTCACCTTTCCCATTCCTGACATGAAGCAGCACTACAAAGCAGGC CCAAATAGGTACTTAAGCCGCCTGATTGGTCACGAAAGCAGCGGCAGCTTGCTCTCTGCTCTGAAAAAGCGTGGCTGGTCAAGTCATCTGATTGCCGGATGCAGCTCAGTGGCAAGGGACATTTCCTTTTTCGCTGTGAACGTTGATCTGACTGAAAAGGGTCTCGAGAACGTTGACAACATCGTTGATCTCATCTTCCAG TATATCAATCTGCTTCGGCAAGAAGATCCACAGGAATGGATTTTCAAAGAATATGTGGAAATCACTAACATGAGTTTCCGGTTCAAAGACAAAGAATCGCCCAGGGATTATGTTGTCGACCTGGTTGAAGACCTGCTG AAATACCCAATAGACGATGTGCTGACTGTAAGATATATATTATCTGAGTGGAAACCTGATCTTATAAATCAAGTGATGGAAAAGCTCACTCCAGATAACTGcag GATTAGAATCGTATCGAAAGAGTTTGAATCAATTGCTGACCAGACTGAGAAATGGTACGGAGCCAAATACAAAATCGAAGACATTCCTTCAGAGCTGATTGAAAAGTGGAAGAATGCTAAGCCGATTGAAGAGCTGAAGTTGCCCAAAAAGAACGAGTTCATTCCAAGCAGCTTTGATATTTTGCCAAACGATGATAAT CCCCCAAAGTATCCTGCAATCATTCACGAGACACAATTTGTACGGGTGTGGCACAAGAAGGATGACGAGTTTCTCCTCCCAAAATCAAACCTGATCTTCGAACTGACGAG TCCGTTTGCGTACGTGGACCCGCTCAGGGCAATCTTTAAACGTATTTACGTGTGTCTGGTTCATGACGCCCTGACTGAATATTCGCACGACGCCTCCCTGGCTTCTCTCCAGTTTAGTGTTGTGTACTCCGAATATGGCTTGAAG GTGAAAATCGCGGGATTTAACGACAAGCTACACATCCTGCTAACCAAAGTGCTCGACACGCTGTTCAATTTGGATGTTGACGAGGAACGCTATGAGATTTTCAAGGAATAC TATGAAAGGAATCTGACGAATTTTACAGCAGAACAACCATACACGCAGGCCACTCAATACCGATGGGAGTGTTTGATAGAAAAAAGATGGCTTAAAACTGAACTACTGGAAGCTACAAAAT ATCTGTCCTTCGATGGCCTTAAGAATTTCATCAAGGAGTTCTTCTCCATGATGCACATCGAGTGCCTGATCCACGGCAACACCAACAAAGCAGCAGCCCAGAAACTGATCAAACTGATCGAGAGCAAATTGCCCAAGAACGCGATGCCTTTGTTGCCACAGCATTTGCTGCTTTACCGAGACATGAAATTGGAGGATG GGAGCAACTATGTTTACGAAGTAACAAATGAAACGCACAAAACCTCCTGCGTCGACGTACACCTGCAGTGTCCGCCAAAAAGCACAGAGAGCAACATGCTGCTTCAGTTGTTCGTCCAAATCGCCAGCGAACCGTGCTCCAACGTGCTCAGGACCAAA GAGCAGCTCGGCTACTATGCGCGCTTGTCGCTGTCTTACAATGTGACGGGTCAAGGCGTGAGAATCTTGGTGCAGTCGGACAAGCATCCGACCTACGTGGACCACAAAATAGAGCAGTTTCTGCTGAGCATGAAGTCGTACCTCGAGGAAATGAGTGACGAGGAGTTTGAAAAGCACAAAGAAGCCCTGGCTGTACTGCGGCTGGAGAAGCCCAAGAAGATGAAACAACTGACGGATCTATTCTGGGACGAAATTGCTTACCAAACGTACTGCTTTGACCGGAACAATATCGAGGTCACCTTTCTCAAGACCATCACCAAGGACGACGTGATTAAGTTTTACAATGAGCACATCCACGCCGAGGGGGCCAAAAGGCGAAAGCTAGCGGTCCACGTGATATCAACCGCGGAAGGAGGCGCTGGATCTGCTGGCGCTGAGATTGACGAGTTTGAGCCGTTGTCGGTCGTCAGCAAG CCAACGCGAATCGATGACATCTGCAGCTTCAAGAGTGGTCTGTCGACCTTTCCGCTTCTCCAGCCTTATGATTATCACAGGCCACAAGGTTCTAAAGCCAAACTTTAG